The Rhododendron vialii isolate Sample 1 chromosome 6a, ASM3025357v1 genome includes a window with the following:
- the LOC131330484 gene encoding NEP1-interacting protein 2-like produces MRKGWFSIIGNYVLWCREAVCLWVLTKLGGIETGFLVRLMKKTVVAMVTCSLAFGGATVGTISGAIKGQTTETGFLRGSGIGAVAGAITAVQLLELRAQDEPFSKVALLFSLINGKVFREWVTPAVLKAYQWQVSALDVSFSENSDIFGINGGRGLSQDYIKKLPKCKFSPNSRKRPGYATSCIVCLEDFKKGDFIRALPSCGHSFHLRCIDDWLTIHGSCPVCRGDV; encoded by the exons ATGAGGAAAGGGTGGTTTTCTATCATTGGAAACTATGTGTTGTGGTGCAGAGAAGCTGTTTGTTTATGGGTCTTAACCAAGTTGGGTGGTATTGAAACTGGGTTTCTGGTCAGATTGATGAAGAAAACAGTTGTTGCTATGGTCACATGCAGTCTTGCTTTTG GAGGTGCAACTGTGGGAACAATTTCTGGAGCTATCAAAGGGCAGACTACAGAAACGGGGTTTTTGCGCGGGTCCGGAATAGGTGCTGTGGCAGGGGCTATCACCGCCGTCCAGTTGTTGGAATTGAGGGCTCAAGACGAGCCATTCTCCAAG GTTGCCCTCTTGTTTAGTCTGATAAATGGGAAAGTCTTTAGGGAATGGGTGACTCCTGCTGTTCTAAAAGCTTATCAATGGCAG GTTAGTGCTTTGGACGTAAGTTTTAGCGAAAATTCGGATATTTTCGGAATAAATGGAGGCAGGGGGTTGTCTCAGGATTACATCAAGAAGCTGCCAAAATGCAAATTCAGTCCCAACAGCAGAAAGAGACCGGGCTACGCGACAAGTTGTATTGTTTGCTTAGAG gatttcaagaaaggagactTTATCAGGGCACTGCCAAGTTGCGGACACTCTTTCCATTTGCGATGCATAGACGATTGGCTAACAATCCATGGCTCTTGCCCAGTATGCAGGGGAGATGTCTAA
- the LOC131330485 gene encoding protein translation factor SUI1 homolog isoform X3 has protein sequence MVDLDVQIPTTIDDVSVEKAYVHIRIQQRNGKKSLTTVQGLKKEFSFEKVLKDLKKEFCCNGTVVQHKELGKVIQLQGDQRKKVSNFLVQAGIAKKDQIKMHGF, from the exons ATGGTTGATCTCGACGTCCAGATTCCCACCACAATCG ATGACGTCTCTGTAGAGAAAGCATATGTTCACATTCGTATCCAGCAGAGGAATGGGAAGAAAAGCCTGACAACAGTGCAGGGTCTGAAGAAGGAGTTCAGCTTTGAAAAGGTCCTCAAGGATCTCAAGAAGGAGTTCTGTTGCAATGGTACCGTTGTGCAGCACAAAGAGCTCGGCAAGGTGATTCAACTTCAGGGTGATCAGCGGAAGAAGGTGTCTAATTTCCTTGTGCAG gcTGGCATTGCGAAGAAGGATCAGATAAAGATGCATGGTTTTTAA
- the LOC131330483 gene encoding uncharacterized protein LOC131330483, with the protein MEERRTRQCPPPPAAYPWLVFSHGRGFKDQTFHTIPHPPPSGQNKNNNNSSSVRSVPELRNKFVWNSCHGWLILSNNDDDDQFSLFNPVTLESVLLPPNKLDPETALLGCTLSFPPSNPNCTLFVFDRGLRRILFCRLENKKWIAKSYAKEIDPIRGRKHDTDFLHLPVCCKGKLYAAIRNKSQLVSIDTVEQDTSHLVIKRLGAELPSDYEQISSHVGKYLVESNGEIYCIIAMYGARRYTDVNGIEIFKLDLTRLIWERVESVKDRVFFVCNQYAVSCPAICTDQVVGGGTCVYFTLVEDKSLYAYNIEDDSISVSLPCPSLPTPWKSPIWVMPDLRLTNEDSRKDVLISEEQKKEEERGSGEERKEVIGKEDDVKIEAKERLNLLDLPLEILKAITGLLMPVDYMKFRAVSTMTRQLAPHIEWRTAMSGSDHRPCSLSSPWLINLEKSSGVFSFVDPHHNDKYLVRIPKSLRNTTLCLCKDGWLLMCQWSTTNDPEEPYQHRLIFFNPFTKETITYPALPQLMFEGSQFGFSSSPSSSKCVVVVVSCYYGIYISRSREEEWSHFKLESFELPFMSIPIFANGAFYFLNRNGGLRVLRLEGSDDNDGCSWEILENTPTPCKSFNRNFLAECDGKLLSIFITDLGKRVEIFKLDRSKLVWERVHSLGNHTLYINHSSALSIQAKTPKMEDKIYLPRFCEQGIVSYSLASGMYHYSSGSEEGSLKDYYGTREQLSSGWIVPRWH; encoded by the exons ATGGAAGAGAGACGGACCCGTCAATGCCCGCCTCCACCGGCGGCGTACCCGTGGCTCGTATTTTCCCACGGCAGGGGCTTCAAAGACCAGACTTTTCACACCATACCACACCCACCACCCTccggacaaaacaaaaacaacaataacagcTCCTCTGTTCGATCCGTTCCAGAACTTCGCAACAAGTTCGTTTGGAATTCATGTCACGGCTGGTTGATCCTCTCCAACAACGACGACGATGATCAGTTCTCCCTCTTCAACCCCGTCACTCTCGAGTCTGTCCTCCTACCGCCTAACAAACTCGATCCGGAAACAGCATTACTAGGCTGCACTTTGTCATTCCCTCCTAGCAATCCTAATTGCACGCTTTTTGTATTCGACAGGGGTCTACGAAGAATACTCTTTTGCCGtcttgaaaacaaaaaatggattGCGAAGAGCTATGCTAAGGAGATTGACCCTATAAGGGGAAGGAAACATGACACGGATTTCCTTCATCTTCCTGTTTGTTGCAAAGGTAAATTATACGCCGCAATACGTAATAAAAGCCAACTTGTATCGATTGACACGGTTGAACAAGACACTAGCCATCTTGTCATAAAACGGTTGGGGGCTGAGCTACCTTCGGATTACGAGCAAATTTCATCACATGTAGGTAAATACTTGGTTGAATCGAATGGGGAGATTTACTGCATAATTGCCATGTACGGGGCAAGAAGGTATACAGATGTTAATGGTATTGAGATTTTCAAATTGGACTTGACTCGTCTGATTTGGGAAAGAGTGGAAAGCGTCAAAGATCGAGTATTTTTCGTGTGCAACCAGTATGCAGTTTCGTGCCCTGCTATTTGCACAGATCAAGTGGTGGGAGGAGGGACTTGTGTTTATTTCACTCTGGTTGAGGATAAAAGCTTGTATGCATACAACATTGAGGATGACAGTATTTCAGTATCTTTGCCGTGTCCAAGTTTACCGACACCGTGGAAGTCACCCATATGGGTAATGCCTGATTTGAG GTTGACAAATGAGGATAGTAGAAAAGATGTGCTCATAAGTGAAGAgcagaagaaagaagaagaacgagGCAGCGGGGAAGAGAGGAAAGAGGTCATCGGAAAAGAAGATGATGTGAAGATAGAAGCAAAAGAGAGACTAAATTTGCTTGACCTGCCATTGGAAATCTTAAAAGCAATTACTGGGCTGCTAATGCCAGTCGACTACATGAAATTCCGGGCCGTATCCACAATGACTCGACAACTAGCCCCCCATATCGAATGGAGAACCGCAATGTCTGGTTCAGATCATCGTCCTTGTTCTCTATCATCTCCTTGGCTCATCAATCTTGAGAAAAGCTCTGGTGTTTTCAGTTTTGTTGACCCACATCACAACGACAAGTACCTCGTTCGGATTCCCAAATCACTGAGAAACACTACCCTCTGCCTCTGCAAAGATGGTTGGTTACTTATGTGTCAATGGTCGACAACAAACGATCCAGAAGAGCCATATCAGCAtcgcttaatttttttcaatcctTTTACCAAGGAAACTATAACATATCCAGCCCTTCCTCAACTAATGTTTGAGGGCTCCCAATTTGGCTTCTCATCCTCTCCGTCGTCTTCCAAGTGTGTTGTTGTTGTGGTCTCATGTTACTACGGCATATATATTAGTCGTTCAAGGGAGGAGGAATGGAGCCATTTTAAGTTAGAGAGCTTTGAACTACCATTCATGAGCATTCCAATTTTCGCCAATGGAGCCTTTTACTTTTTGAACAGAAATGGAGGACTCAGAGTGTTGAGATTAGAAGGAAGTGATGACAACGATGGTTGCAGCTGGGAAATTCTCGAAAACACCCCAACACCTTGCAAGTCCTTCAATCGCAACTTCTTGGCCGAGTGTGATGGAAAACTTCTTTCTATATTCATCACCGACTTGGGAAAAAGAGTAGAGATTTTCAAGTTGGATCGCTCTAAACTGGTTTGGGAGAGAGTTCACAGTCTGGGAAATCATACGTTGTATATTAACCATTCATCGGCTCTCTCCATTCAGGCAAAAACCCCTAAAATGGAAGACAAGATTTATCTTCCTAGATTTTGTGAGCAGGGCATTGTGTCATACTCTCTTGCTTCAGGAATGTACCACTACTCTTCAGGGAGTGAAGAAGGCTCACTGAAGGATTACTATGGTACAAGGGAGCAACTTTCTAGTGGTTGGATTGTACCAAGATGGCACTAG
- the LOC131330482 gene encoding uncharacterized protein LOC131330482, translating to MEERRPRHSPPPPRGPYPWLVFDHGRGLRNQTFYSISHPPSNQNNNSSVRSVPELRNNYVHNSCHGWLILSDEDDQFSLFNPVTLESILLPPHDELDPKTDINACALSSPPADPSCTLFLFDGGLRRILYCRLENQVWFEKRYGKVIEAIAESSAGRKNYLRSPVSCNGKLYAETYYGGELVSIDTTEQSTSDLFIRPLGTRLPSDYEPLSQWAQLVLVESGGELFTIATLGGGRLLRQVVGIQIFKLDWASVTWERVDNAKDRAFFLCNRYAISCPATDQDQVRGNCVYFPGYTDRDLCMYDIADGSISLLLPCLNLSTPWESPFWVLPDLRLPNLNIEALAITGNKEQKEEEEEEEEEEEADEKDEESEEGAETEENEKTEAKEGLDRRHHPLSSPWLMNFEKNNGVCSFVDPSGGDRYLVRIPKSLQDSILCHCSDGWLLLCQHLPTTDFPEEGFQHCLTFFNPFTKEIVTHPALLRLGLMCGLTRFGFSSVPSSSDCVVVAATFCYTSVGIYTSRAREEEWSYNVVEYAPVFQPSFSSPIFTNNAFYFMGESGNLGVLRLEGGAGCDWEVLANTKTPCDSFDRNFLAGCDGELLSIFVGVMGKWVQVFKLNPSTMSWERVESVGNHTLYISALSALSAEAKAPKMEEKIFFSRFYGQGVAAYSLSTGMHHYSSGSEEGSLKDYYGTREQLSSGWIVPRWL from the exons ATGGAAGAGAGAAGGCCTCGTCATTCCCCGCCGCCGCCGCGAGGGCCATATCCATGGCTCGTGTTTGATCACGGCAGAGGCCTCAGAAACCAGACTTTCTACTCCATATCACACCCACCCTCCAACCAAAACAACAACTCCTCTGTTCGGTCTGTTCCAGAATTACGCAACAACTACGTTCACAATTCGTGTCACGGCTGGCTGATTCTATCCGACGAAGATGACCAGTTCTCCCTCTTCAACCCCGTCACCCTGGAGTCCATCCTTCTACCGCCTCACGACGAACTAGACCCGAAAACTGATATCAACGCCTGTGCTTTGTCGTCCCCTCCGGCCGATCCAAGCTGCACGCTCTTTTTATTCGACGGCGGTCTACGCAGAATACTCTACTGTCGTCTTGAAAACCAAGTTTGGTTTGAGAAAAGATACGGTAAAGTGATCGAGGCCATAGCCGAAAGTAGTGCTGGCCGCAAAAATTATCTTCGCAGTCCTGTTAGTTGCAACGGCAAATTATACGCCGAAACATATTATGGAGGCGAGCTCGTATCAATTGACACAACCGAACAAAGTACTAGCGATCTTTTCATAAGACCGTTGGGGACTAGACTACCTTCAGATTACGAGCCGCTTTCACAATGGGCTCAACTGGTCTTGGTCGAATCTGGTGGGGAACTTTTCACCATAGCTACCCTAGGTGGGGGAAGATTACTCAGGCAAGTTGTTGGTATCCAGATTTTCAAATTGGACTGGGCTTCTGTGACTTGGGAGAGAGTGGACAACGCCAAAGACCGAGCATTTTTCTTGTGCAACCGTTATGCGATTTCGTGCCCTGCTACCGACCAGGATCAAGTAAGAGGGAATTGTGTGTATTTCCCTGGATACACAGATAGAGACTTGTGCATGTACGACATTGCTGATGGAAGTATTTCACTACTTTTGCCTTGTCTAAATTTATCGACACCATGGGAGTCACCTTTTTGGGTTTTGCCTGATTTGAG GTTACCAAACTTGAATATAGAAGCTCTTGCCATAACTGGAAATAAAGAgcaaaaggaggaggaggaggaggaggaggaagaagaagaagcagacgAGAAAGATGAAGAGAGCGAAGAGGGAGCAGAAAcagaagaaaatgagaagaCTGAAGCAAAAGAGGGACTAGACCGGCGCCATCATCCTCTATCATCTCCATGGCTTATGAATTTTGAGAAAAACAACGGTGTTTGCAGCTTTGTTGACCCAAGTGGCGGAGATAGATACCTCGTTCGGATCCCCAAATCGCTGCAAGATTCTATCCTCTGCCATTGCAGTGATGGTTGGTTACTGTTGTGTCAACACTTGCCAACAACTGATTTTCCAGAAGAAGGATTCCAACATTGCTTAACCTTTTTCAACCCTTTTACCAAGGAAATTGTAACACATCCGGCCTTGCTTCGTCTAGGCCTGATGTGTGGCTTAACACGCTTTGGCTTCTCATCCGTGCCATCTTCTTCCGATTGTGTTGTCGTTGCGGCCACGTTTTGTTACACCAGTGTTGGCATATACACCAGTCGTGCAAGGGAGGAGGAATGGAGTTACAATGTGGTGGAATACGCTCCAGTTTTCCAACCAAGTTTCAGCAGTCCGATTTTCACCAACAACGCCTTTTACTTCATGGGCGAGAGTGGAAATCTTGGAGTTCTGAGACTAGAGGGAGGTGCTGGCTGCGATTGGGAAGTTCTAGCGAACACCAAAACGCCTTGCGACTCTTTCGACCGCAACTTCTTGGCCGGGTGTGACGGAGAGCTTCTCTCGATTTTCGTCGGTGTCATGGGAAAATGGGTGCAGGTTTTCAAGTTGAACCCTTCTACAATGAGCTGGGAGAGAGTTGAGAGTGTGGGAAACCATACGTTGTACATCAGCGCTTTATCGGCTCTCTCGGCGGAGGCAAAAGCCCctaaaatggaggaaaaaatctTCTTTTCCAGATTTTATGGGCAGGGCGTTGCTGCTTATTCTCTTAGCACAGGAATGCACCACTACTCTTCAGGGAGTGAAGAAGGCTCACT
- the LOC131330485 gene encoding protein translation factor SUI1 homolog isoform X2, producing MSVMLVWWLIKYVCADDVSVEKAYVHIRIQQRNGKKSLTTVQGLKKEFSFEKVLKDLKKEFCCNGTVVQHKELGKVIQLQGDQRKKVSNFLVQAGIAKKDQIKMHGF from the exons ATGAGTGTCATGTTGGTTTGGTGGCTTATCAAATATGTGTGTGCAGATGACGTCTCTGTAGAGAAAGCATATGTTCACATTCGTATCCAGCAGAGGAATGGGAAGAAAAGCCTGACAACAGTGCAGGGTCTGAAGAAGGAGTTCAGCTTTGAAAAGGTCCTCAAGGATCTCAAGAAGGAGTTCTGTTGCAATGGTACCGTTGTGCAGCACAAAGAGCTCGGCAAGGTGATTCAACTTCAGGGTGATCAGCGGAAGAAGGTGTCTAATTTCCTTGTGCAG gcTGGCATTGCGAAGAAGGATCAGATAAAGATGCATGGTTTTTAA
- the LOC131330485 gene encoding protein translation factor SUI1 homolog 2 isoform X1, producing MVDLDVQIPTTIDDVSVEKAYVHIRIQQRNGKKSLTTVQGLKKEFSFEKVLKDLKKEFCCNGTVVQHKELGKVIQLQGDQRKKVSNFLVQVICGEKLSSGVDRCSLQTCGVTSSVCLFLLSVLC from the exons ATGGTTGATCTCGACGTCCAGATTCCCACCACAATCG ATGACGTCTCTGTAGAGAAAGCATATGTTCACATTCGTATCCAGCAGAGGAATGGGAAGAAAAGCCTGACAACAGTGCAGGGTCTGAAGAAGGAGTTCAGCTTTGAAAAGGTCCTCAAGGATCTCAAGAAGGAGTTCTGTTGCAATGGTACCGTTGTGCAGCACAAAGAGCTCGGCAAGGTGATTCAACTTCAGGGTGATCAGCGGAAGAAGGTGTCTAATTTCCTTGTGCAGGTAATTTGTGGTGAAAAATTAAGTTCTGGTGTTGACCGTTGTTCACTGCAAACCTGCGGGGTCACAAGTAGTGTGTGTCTATTTCTCTTGTCTGTATTGTGCTGA